A genomic stretch from Canis lupus familiaris isolate Mischka breed German Shepherd chromosome 17, alternate assembly UU_Cfam_GSD_1.0, whole genome shotgun sequence includes:
- the LOC102152964 gene encoding microtubule-associated protein RP/EB family member 1-like translates to MAVNVYSTSVTSENRSRHDMLAWINESLRLNLTKLEQLCSGAAYCQFMDILFPGCIALKKVKFRAKLEHEYIQNFKILQAGFKRMGVDKIIPVDKLVKGKFQDNFEFVQWFRKFFDANYDGTDYDPVAARRGQETAVAPSLVTPALNKLKKPLSPSQSAPQRPTGTHRTTTTLKAGQCGVQKNPVVGMGKGDGQVAVLIQQVNVLKLTIKDLEKERDFYFGKLRNIDLICQENEGENNLVLQRIVDILYATHQGFVIPAEGGPQEEQEEY, encoded by the coding sequence ATGGCAGTGAATGTCTACTCAACGTCAGTCACCAGTGAAAACAGAAGTCGACATGACATGCTGGCCTGGATCAATGAGTCCCTGCGGCTGAATCTGACAAAGCTCGAACAGCTGTGCTCAGGTGCGGCCTACTGTCAGTTTATGGACATCCTGTTCCCTGGCTGCATTGccttgaagaaagtgaaatttcgGGCTAAGCTAGAGCATGAATACATCCAGAACTTCAAAATACTACAAGCAGGCTTTAAGAGAATGGGTGTTGACAAAATCATTCCTGTGGACAAATTAGTAAAAGGGAAGTTTCAAGACAATTTTGAATTTGTTCAGTGGTTCAGGAAGTTTTTTGATGCCAACTATGATGGGACAGACTATGACCCAGTAGCTGCCAGACGAGGCCAAGAAACTGCAGTGGCTCCCTCCCTCGTTACTCCAGCTCTGAACAAACTGAAGAAACCCCTCAGCCCTAGCCAGTCGGCTCCCCAGAGGCCCACTGGGACACACAGAACTACCACAACCCTTAAGGCTGGCCAGTGTGGGGTGCAAAAGAATCCTGTTGTGGGCATGGGCAAGGGGGATGGCCAAGTGGCTGTGTTGATTCAGCAGGTCAACGTTTTGAAACTCACCATCAAAgacttggaaaaagaaagagatttctaCTTCGGAAAGCTAAGGAACATTGACTTGATCTGCCaggagaatgagggagaaaaCAATCTTGTACTGCAGAGGATCGTGGATATTCTCTATGCCACACACCAAGGCTTTGTGATACCTGCTGAAGGGGGTCCGCAGGAGGAACAGGAGGAGTATTAA